One window from the genome of Variovorax sp. PAMC26660 encodes:
- a CDS encoding DNA polymerase beta superfamily protein yields MSTQEFLRSAHPIDPAMRAEIMENLRAIEARHDVTVLFACESGSRGWGFASPDSDYDVRFIYVSRLPWYLTVMPHRDVIEVPISGDLDINGWDLRKALGLMRESNPTLLEWLRSPIVYRDDALAMPRFRALSEAVFSNARAWHHYTSMAKKNFREHLQADEVRYKKYLYVLRPLLAARWIRTQPGVPPMRFAELAQRTLDAVHDAALIDEINALLEVKMRAGEAATSPRWPGIHAFIETELAANAAEPITPPPQAKDTGLDAFLCETVLRFEAAASRAHEGGHE; encoded by the coding sequence ATGAGCACCCAAGAATTCCTGCGCTCCGCCCATCCGATCGATCCCGCCATGCGCGCGGAGATCATGGAGAACCTGCGCGCCATCGAAGCGAGGCACGACGTGACCGTGCTGTTCGCCTGCGAATCCGGCAGCCGTGGCTGGGGTTTTGCCTCGCCCGACAGCGACTACGATGTGCGCTTCATCTACGTGAGTCGCCTGCCGTGGTATCTCACGGTGATGCCGCACCGCGACGTGATCGAGGTGCCGATCAGCGGCGACCTGGACATCAACGGCTGGGACCTGCGCAAGGCGCTGGGCCTGATGCGCGAGTCGAACCCGACGCTGCTCGAATGGCTGCGCTCGCCCATCGTGTACCGCGACGACGCGCTGGCCATGCCGCGTTTTCGTGCGCTGTCGGAGGCGGTGTTCTCCAACGCGCGCGCGTGGCATCACTACACCTCGATGGCAAAGAAGAACTTCCGCGAGCACCTGCAGGCCGACGAGGTGCGCTACAAGAAGTACCTCTACGTGCTGCGTCCGCTGCTGGCCGCGCGCTGGATCCGCACGCAACCTGGCGTGCCGCCGATGCGCTTCGCCGAACTGGCGCAGCGCACGCTCGATGCCGTGCACGATGCCGCGCTCATCGACGAAATCAACGCGCTGCTCGAAGTGAAGATGCGCGCCGGCGAAGCCGCGACCAGCCCGCGCTGGCCGGGCATCCATGCATTCATCGAGACCGAACTGGCGGCCAACGCGGCCGAGCCGATCACGCCGCCGCCGCAGGCCAAGGACACGGGGCTCGATGCCTTTCTTTGCGAGACGGTGTTGCGCTTCGAGGCGGCAGCATCTCGCGCCCACGAAGGAGGCCATGAATGA
- a CDS encoding zinc-ribbon domain containing protein encodes MKSNKQRRVEIKARRRQRAAVPATHSFKPDVRLPRVGAYASDDEPADRSVLLRYNNTYGPLPTFYAAQPFVCCDCGAQEVWTAKQQKWWYETVHGHIESRAVRCLACRRARRERVRSAGPGANLLGEQTNRLRALGETKPTEKALAEVDAALQSKWWSLRVVAIQTMVRWGDADRIEKLKAMIAARPEGGRRYWSWERVAADAAMCALIRRE; translated from the coding sequence ATGAAAAGCAACAAGCAACGCCGTGTCGAGATCAAGGCACGCCGCCGCCAACGTGCGGCGGTGCCGGCCACGCACTCGTTCAAGCCGGATGTCCGGTTGCCACGGGTCGGGGCGTATGCATCGGACGATGAGCCCGCCGATCGGTCGGTGCTCCTGCGGTACAACAACACCTATGGGCCTCTGCCCACCTTCTATGCCGCGCAGCCCTTTGTGTGCTGCGATTGCGGCGCCCAGGAGGTGTGGACCGCGAAGCAGCAGAAGTGGTGGTACGAAACGGTACACGGCCATATTGAGAGCAGAGCCGTGCGCTGCCTGGCATGCCGTCGTGCCCGCCGTGAACGGGTTCGTTCGGCCGGGCCCGGTGCGAATCTGCTGGGGGAGCAAACGAATCGTCTTCGGGCGCTGGGTGAAACGAAGCCCACCGAGAAGGCTCTGGCCGAAGTCGACGCAGCGCTGCAAAGCAAATGGTGGAGCTTGCGCGTTGTCGCGATCCAGACGATGGTCCGCTGGGGCGATGCCGATCGGATCGAGAAACTCAAGGCGATGATCGCGGCGCGACCGGAGGGCGGGCGTCGATACTGGAGCTGGGAGCGCGTCGCCGCCGATGCCGCGATGTGTGCGTTGATACGCAGGGAGTGA
- a CDS encoding ribonuclease Z, translating to MKLTFLGTSSGTPTRNRNVSGLAVQTVLGADWFLIDCGEGTQHRLLQTPLSMHDMAAVCITHVHGDHCYGLPGLLASAGMGKRMKPLKLIAPLPVWEWFQATRQLTDLHLPYEVEHVDVEAQPLVYEAPGLRIERHVLRHRVPSHAYRVQVQTRRVRLKADALRALGFPPGPAWRALQTGEDVPFNGAVLRSADFTETQIDTASAVIGGDNAEPALLRAACEGAQLLVHEATYTQEVLDKVGPGPMHSSARLLAEFAQSVEVPNLVLTHFSARHQNEEGMRELMTETQAPYRGNAFLANDLDVFELDSAGKVTVTRA from the coding sequence ATGAAACTGACTTTTCTGGGAACCTCTTCAGGCACTCCCACGCGCAACCGCAACGTCTCCGGCCTCGCCGTGCAGACGGTGCTCGGCGCCGACTGGTTCCTGATCGACTGCGGCGAAGGCACGCAGCACCGTCTGCTGCAAACGCCGCTGTCGATGCACGACATGGCCGCCGTTTGCATCACGCATGTGCACGGTGACCATTGCTATGGCTTGCCGGGTTTGCTCGCGAGCGCGGGCATGGGCAAGCGCATGAAGCCGTTGAAGCTGATCGCGCCGTTGCCGGTGTGGGAATGGTTCCAGGCCACGCGCCAGTTGACCGACCTGCACCTGCCCTACGAGGTCGAGCATGTGGATGTCGAAGCGCAACCACTGGTGTACGAAGCACCCGGCCTGCGCATCGAGCGCCACGTGTTGCGCCATCGCGTACCCAGCCACGCCTACCGTGTGCAGGTGCAAACCCGGCGCGTCCGGCTGAAGGCCGATGCGCTGCGTGCGCTCGGTTTTCCGCCCGGCCCGGCATGGCGTGCGCTGCAGACCGGCGAGGACGTGCCTTTCAACGGCGCGGTGCTGCGCAGTGCCGATTTCACGGAGACGCAGATCGACACGGCCAGCGCGGTGATTGGTGGCGACAACGCCGAGCCCGCGCTGCTGCGTGCTGCCTGCGAAGGCGCTCAACTGCTGGTGCACGAAGCCACGTACACGCAGGAAGTGCTCGACAAGGTCGGCCCTGGCCCGATGCACAGCTCGGCGCGCTTGCTGGCCGAGTTTGCGCAATCCGTGGAAGTACCCAACCTTGTGCTGACGCATTTCAGCGCACGACATCAGAACGAAGAGGGCATGCGGGAACTGATGACAGAGACCCAGGCCCCCTACCGAGGCAATGCATTCCTGGCCAACGACCTGGACGTGTTCGAACTCGACAGCGCCGGCAAGGTGACCGTCACCCGCGCCTGA
- a CDS encoding amidohydrolase family protein codes for MKNKIALEEHFAIDLTIADSQVYARPEVWQGLKNNLLDFEQQRIEQMDEWGTELSILSLNSPAVQAIPDAKRAIEVARRANDVLAEQVKRHPTRFGGFAALPMQDPEAAARELERCVNELGFHGFLVNGFSQVGDENTVVYYDDARFNDFWTAAAALKKPFYMHPRDPLLSREPIYDGAHWLTGPTWAFAMETGIHALRLMSSGMFDRHPELQMILGHFGEGIPFNIWRVDHILRKGRRGMPCDKEIGDYLRSNVHITTSGNFRTPTLLSTMLEVGSDRIMYSVDYPFEKHEDAARWFDKCEISENDRQKIGRDNARKLFGLK; via the coding sequence ATGAAGAACAAGATTGCGCTCGAAGAGCATTTCGCGATCGACCTTACGATTGCCGACTCGCAGGTCTATGCGCGCCCCGAGGTGTGGCAGGGCCTGAAGAACAACCTGCTCGACTTCGAGCAGCAGCGCATCGAACAGATGGACGAGTGGGGCACAGAGCTGTCGATCCTCTCGCTCAACTCGCCGGCCGTTCAGGCGATTCCCGATGCGAAGCGCGCCATCGAAGTGGCACGGCGCGCCAACGACGTGCTGGCCGAACAGGTCAAGCGCCACCCGACGCGCTTCGGCGGATTCGCAGCCTTGCCGATGCAAGACCCCGAAGCCGCCGCGCGCGAACTGGAACGCTGCGTGAACGAGCTGGGCTTCCACGGCTTCCTGGTCAATGGCTTTTCGCAGGTCGGCGACGAGAACACCGTCGTCTATTACGACGACGCGCGCTTCAACGATTTCTGGACCGCTGCCGCCGCGCTGAAAAAACCCTTCTACATGCACCCGCGCGACCCACTGCTGAGCCGCGAGCCGATCTACGACGGCGCGCACTGGCTCACCGGCCCGACCTGGGCTTTCGCGATGGAAACCGGCATCCACGCACTGCGCCTGATGTCCAGCGGCATGTTCGACCGCCACCCTGAACTGCAGATGATCCTCGGCCACTTCGGCGAAGGCATTCCATTCAACATCTGGCGCGTCGACCACATCCTGCGCAAGGGCCGCCGCGGCATGCCCTGCGACAAGGAGATCGGCGACTACCTGCGCAGCAACGTGCACATCACGACCAGCGGCAACTTCCGCACGCCGACGCTGCTGTCGACGATGCTCGAAGTGGGATCGGACCGCATCATGTATTCGGTCGACTACCCGTTCGAGAAGCACGAGGACGCGGCGCGCTGGTTCGACAAGTGCGAGATCAGCGAGAACGACCGCCAGAAGATCGGTCGCGACAACGCCCGCAAGCTGTTCGGACTGAAGTGA
- a CDS encoding RtcB family protein — protein sequence MTNYKVHEVANGVLVKMWTNGVPVEDEAQKQLENAARLPIVFKHIAAMPDVHYGIGATVGSVIPTFKAIIPAAVGVDIGCGMMACKTTLNARDLPDNLGPLRSAIEKAVPHGSNPKRMGRDKGSWETPPDETDAAWAQLVDEFDAICEDYPRIKNTNNHKHLGTLGTGNHFIEVCLDEAGAVWFMLHSGSRGVGNAIGTHFIELAKKDAELHQRNLPDQDLAYFEEGAKYFGDYVRAVGWAQKFARANREVMMQRVVAAARKVITKPFEAHVEAVNCHHNYVSREMHFGEDVLVTRKGAVSAKAGELGIIPGSMGAKSYIVRGKGNPESFMSCSHGAGRKMSRTKAKKLFTVADQIAATEGVECRKDADVIDEIPMAYKDIDAVMAAQEDLVEVVYTLKQVVCVKG from the coding sequence ATGACGAACTACAAAGTACATGAAGTAGCCAACGGCGTCCTCGTGAAGATGTGGACCAATGGCGTGCCCGTCGAAGACGAAGCGCAAAAGCAGCTCGAGAATGCAGCCCGCCTGCCCATCGTGTTCAAGCACATCGCGGCCATGCCCGACGTGCACTACGGCATCGGCGCGACCGTGGGCTCGGTGATCCCGACCTTCAAGGCCATCATTCCCGCCGCGGTGGGCGTGGACATCGGTTGCGGAATGATGGCGTGCAAGACCACGCTCAACGCACGCGACCTGCCCGATAACCTGGGCCCGCTGCGTTCCGCGATCGAGAAGGCCGTGCCGCACGGATCGAACCCCAAGCGCATGGGCCGCGACAAGGGCTCGTGGGAAACGCCGCCCGACGAAACCGATGCGGCCTGGGCCCAACTGGTGGATGAGTTCGATGCAATCTGCGAGGACTACCCGCGCATCAAGAACACGAACAACCACAAGCACCTGGGAACGCTGGGAACCGGGAATCACTTCATCGAGGTGTGCCTCGACGAAGCGGGCGCCGTGTGGTTCATGCTGCACTCGGGTTCGCGTGGCGTGGGCAATGCCATCGGTACGCACTTCATCGAACTCGCGAAGAAAGATGCCGAGCTGCACCAGCGCAACCTGCCCGATCAGGACCTGGCGTACTTCGAGGAAGGCGCCAAGTACTTCGGTGACTACGTGCGTGCGGTGGGTTGGGCCCAGAAGTTCGCGCGTGCCAACCGCGAAGTGATGATGCAGCGCGTGGTCGCGGCCGCGCGCAAGGTCATCACCAAGCCCTTCGAGGCGCATGTGGAAGCGGTGAACTGCCACCACAACTACGTGAGCCGCGAAATGCACTTCGGCGAAGACGTGCTCGTGACCCGCAAGGGCGCGGTGAGCGCCAAGGCCGGCGAGCTGGGGATCATCCCCGGCAGCATGGGTGCCAAGAGCTACATCGTGCGCGGAAAGGGCAACCCCGAGAGCTTCATGAGCTGCAGCCACGGCGCCGGTCGAAAGATGAGCCGTACCAAGGCGAAGAAGCTCTTCACCGTCGCCGACCAGATCGCCGCGACCGAAGGCGTGGAATGCCGAAAAGACGCCGATGTGATCGACGAGATTCCGATGGCCTACAAGGACATCGACGCGGTGATGGCGGCGCAGGAGGACCTGGTGGAGGTGGTTTACACGCTCAAGCAGGTGGTGTGTGTGAAGGGTTGA
- the rtcA gene encoding RNA 3'-terminal phosphate cyclase, which translates to MIELDGSQGEGGGQILRTSLALSVVTGRPLAIEKIRAGRAKPGLMRQHLACVNAAAEISGAQVEGAELGSQSLRFTPGPVRAGDYRFAIASAGSCMLVLQTVLPPLLLAGAQSRVHLSGGTHNPMAPPFHFLERAFAPLVRRLGADLQLMLRRCGFYPAGGGEVEATIVPAPGALQSFELMTRGALQSGYAECLAPGLPRHVPTRELETLGAAMGWSGEQLRYGAVRQNEGPGNALLATLAYEHVTEVFTAFGEKSLSAEQVAHGLVKELREFQKSEAAIGPHLADQLALLLALAAWQGKKAGTFTCSEVTEHTRTNCAVIERFLPVRFTITESRQASTVQVAAA; encoded by the coding sequence ATGATCGAACTCGACGGCTCCCAAGGCGAAGGCGGTGGCCAGATCCTGCGCACCAGTCTCGCGCTGTCGGTGGTCACGGGCCGGCCCCTGGCCATCGAGAAGATTCGCGCGGGCCGCGCCAAGCCGGGTCTGATGCGCCAGCACCTTGCGTGTGTGAACGCGGCTGCAGAAATCAGCGGTGCGCAGGTCGAAGGCGCCGAGCTGGGCTCGCAGTCGCTGCGCTTCACACCAGGCCCGGTGCGCGCAGGCGACTACCGCTTTGCAATTGCCAGCGCGGGCAGCTGCATGCTGGTGCTGCAAACGGTGCTGCCGCCGTTGCTGCTGGCTGGCGCGCAGAGCCGTGTGCACCTGAGCGGCGGCACACACAACCCGATGGCACCGCCTTTCCATTTCCTGGAGCGGGCCTTCGCACCCTTGGTGCGTCGACTGGGCGCAGATCTGCAACTGATGCTGCGCCGCTGCGGCTTCTATCCGGCTGGAGGTGGCGAGGTCGAAGCGACCATCGTGCCCGCGCCGGGTGCGCTGCAGTCCTTCGAGCTGATGACGCGCGGCGCGCTGCAATCGGGTTACGCGGAATGCCTGGCACCGGGCCTGCCGCGTCATGTGCCGACGCGCGAACTCGAAACGCTCGGGGCTGCGATGGGGTGGTCGGGCGAGCAGCTTCGCTACGGCGCGGTGCGCCAGAACGAAGGCCCCGGCAATGCGTTGCTCGCCACACTGGCGTACGAGCATGTCACCGAGGTCTTCACGGCTTTCGGCGAGAAGTCGCTCAGCGCCGAGCAGGTGGCACACGGCCTCGTGAAAGAGTTGCGCGAGTTCCAGAAGAGCGAGGCGGCTATCGGCCCGCATCTGGCCGACCAACTGGCCCTGCTGCTGGCGCTTGCGGCGTGGCAAGGCAAGAAGGCCGGCACCTTCACCTGCAGCGAGGTGACGGAGCACACGCGTACCAACTGCGCGGTGATCGAGCGATTCCTGCCGGTGCGTTTCACGATCACCGAAAGCCGACAGGCTTCGACGGTGCAGGTCGCTGCGGCCTGA
- a CDS encoding MarR family winged helix-turn-helix transcriptional regulator, with translation MKTLHQDHDLEKAIPFLLARAGARMGNAFAKALKPYGLALSEWRVCASLQHTPRQTLSELATHASTDLSALSRIVDRLAMHELVAREKCDTDKRAVRIALTERGMTLTCELIPLAQHYEAVATSDFSAAEVKTLRAMLLRLYANATPLA, from the coding sequence ATGAAAACCCTGCACCAAGATCACGACCTTGAGAAGGCCATTCCCTTCCTTCTGGCACGCGCCGGCGCGCGCATGGGCAACGCCTTTGCGAAGGCGCTCAAGCCCTACGGACTCGCTTTGAGTGAATGGCGTGTGTGCGCGTCGCTGCAGCACACGCCGCGCCAGACCCTGTCGGAACTGGCAACGCATGCCTCCACCGACCTGTCGGCGCTGTCGCGCATCGTCGACCGGCTGGCAATGCATGAACTGGTGGCGCGCGAGAAATGCGACACCGACAAACGCGCGGTGCGCATCGCATTGACCGAGCGCGGCATGACGCTGACCTGCGAGCTGATTCCGCTCGCGCAGCACTACGAAGCGGTGGCCACTTCGGACTTCAGCGCGGCCGAAGTCAAGACGCTGCGCGCGATGCTGCTGCGCCTGTACGCCAACGCGACACCGCTCGCATGA
- a CDS encoding Bug family tripartite tricarboxylate transporter substrate binding protein, producing the protein MSQNPSRRGAIWVVLSLLSMASLAHAQSAAAKWPAQAVRFIVPFPAGSAPDVLVRQVGAKLGDKWGQAVIIDNKPGGSGVIGMNSILSASADGYTFGFVQGSAISVAPSIIKGVNYEFNRDFVPVTLAAVAPFMLAVPANSPYKTLAEFIAAARAKPQGIEVADNGRGTAPHLASALLGLQSGAQFLEVHYTGGAQAMQATLGGQTQMMVDTFNVVAGNVQGGRMRVLASMGDRVEAGLEPFPLASKTVPGAVAHGWFAVIAKKGVDPLVLAKLNKDMGEALMLPDVIAKSRELGTYPRPGTPEQLARYIADDRKTWQDVLDKLNIKPE; encoded by the coding sequence ATGAGCCAGAACCCCTCCCGTCGGGGCGCCATTTGGGTGGTGCTTTCTCTTCTGTCGATGGCGTCCTTGGCCCATGCGCAGAGCGCTGCGGCCAAGTGGCCGGCGCAGGCCGTGCGCTTCATCGTACCGTTCCCGGCGGGCTCGGCGCCCGACGTGCTGGTGCGCCAGGTGGGCGCGAAGCTGGGCGACAAGTGGGGGCAGGCCGTGATCATCGACAACAAGCCCGGCGGCAGCGGCGTGATCGGCATGAACAGCATCCTCTCGGCGTCTGCCGACGGCTACACCTTCGGCTTCGTTCAGGGCTCGGCGATCTCGGTGGCGCCGAGCATCATCAAGGGCGTCAACTACGAATTCAACCGCGACTTCGTACCAGTCACGCTCGCGGCGGTCGCGCCCTTCATGCTGGCGGTGCCGGCCAACTCGCCCTACAAGACGCTGGCCGAATTCATCGCCGCCGCGCGTGCCAAGCCGCAGGGCATCGAAGTGGCCGACAACGGCCGGGGCACCGCGCCGCACCTGGCCTCTGCATTGCTCGGCCTGCAGTCGGGCGCGCAGTTCCTCGAAGTGCACTACACCGGCGGCGCGCAAGCGATGCAGGCCACGCTGGGCGGTCAGACCCAGATGATGGTCGATACCTTCAACGTGGTCGCCGGCAACGTGCAGGGTGGGCGCATGCGCGTGCTCGCCAGCATGGGCGACCGCGTCGAGGCCGGGCTGGAACCGTTCCCGCTCGCGAGCAAGACAGTGCCCGGCGCTGTGGCGCACGGCTGGTTTGCCGTCATCGCCAAGAAGGGCGTCGACCCGCTGGTGCTCGCCAAGCTCAACAAGGACATGGGCGAGGCGCTGATGCTGCCCGACGTGATCGCCAAGTCGCGCGAGCTGGGCACCTACCCGCGCCCCGGCACCCCCGAACAACTGGCGCGCTACATCGCCGACGACCGCAAGACCTGGCAGGACGTGCTGGACAAACTCAACATCAAACCGGAGTGA